A single genomic interval of Bradyrhizobium japonicum USDA 6 harbors:
- a CDS encoding non-ribosomal peptide synthetase translates to MYTSGSTGIPKGVEMSHGALVNSLAGIGTSKLRTLQFATLNFDVSCQELFICWKDGGVLVLVREETRRHFSDLLEFIEREAIERLFLPFVALNHFAEVWSAQRVQLPSLRELYTAGERLQATPLLRTFFEAHPNARLINQYGSTEISVISEHHLAADPSCWPQMPHVGRPIVNTRVYLLDGHGAPVPFGAVGELYIGGAGVARGYLNRPELTAERFIASPFVEGDRLYRTGDLARYLPDGNLEFLGRNDDQVKIRGYRIEPGEIVARLCEHAWVREAVVLARENDAGDKHLIAYVVCAPEAGSDEGGGGGLAGALRAHLSARLPDYMVPSAFVRLAALPLTVNGKLDRNALPAPADQAYALAAYQSPQGAVETALAQIWAELLGVERIGRNDHFFELGGHSLLAVQMSSRLSQAVGVELPLSTLFARPVLSDLAASIVELLSCSGPQELPSIAAVSRHEPLVLSFAQQRLWFLAQLNEGSTNYHIPLALRLRGMLDRSAWQRSLNRLFARHEALRSVFVATQGKPRVEVLPPDAGLPIVEHDLRERSDAEAAFLDLCHEEGRTPFDLARGPLIRGRLIRTADEEHVFLLTQHHIVSDGWSMGVLLRELSQLYRAFQAGQDDPLPPLAIQYPDYAAWQRQWLSGERLQQQAQYWRSALAGTARLVLPTDHARPAQQSFAAAAVPITVDADLTRELKRLSLQHGSTLFMTVLAAWAAVLSRLSGQDDLVIGVPSANRGHREIEELIGFFVNTLALRLDLSGKPRVSELLERTRRTVLAAQEHQDLPFEQVVEIVQPPRALDHTPLFQVMLAWENNAVGPLDLPGLSVEAAGEEIDQAKFDLELSLGEHGEEIAGTLGYATALFDQATIERQRGYLLALLRAMAADAQQEVHRIELLSTAERTYLLEELNRTAAPYPAERCIHELFEVQVHKAPDAVAVVCEDERLSYAELNARANRLAHHLIALGVRPDQPVAICVERSPMMVVGLLAILKAGGSYMPLDPAYPSARLHQVLDDAAPPLLLADVAGRAAFGADVPAKVSVVELDAAAPAWASLPEADPDRRALSLTSRNLAYVIYTSGSTGRPKGAQNEHRAIVNRLIWMQDAYGLKPTDVVLQKTPFSFDVSAWEFFWTLLEGATLVLAPPGAHRDPDTLVDLIVSQRITTVHFVPSMLVSFLDAKSVDRCTSLRQVLCSGEALPAASVYRVRRVLPWTALHNLYGPTEAAIDVTSWSCPAEFDEAIVPIGRPIANTRVYLLDGHGAPVPFGAVGELCIGGAGVARGYLNRPELTAERFIPSPFVEGDRLYRTGDLARYLPDGNLEFLGRNDDQVKIRGFRIEPGEIAARLCEHASVREAVVVAREDGGGEQRLVAYVVAAGAEESDLAGGLRAHVSAGLPDYMVPSAFVRLAALPLTLNGKLDRKALPAPGDEAYARRTYAPPQGEMETVLAQIWAELLGLERVGRHDNFFELGGHSLLAVQMMEHLRRRSLRIEVRTLFVKPVLADLAARLGRHHEVAVPANLITERSVAITPEMLPLIELAQDEIDRIIATVPGGVCNIQDIYGLSPLQDGILFHHLLAAKGDPYLLMSQMAFAERGLLARYLAAIQRVVDRHDILRTSFVWEGLSRPVQVVWRKARLEVIEVQLDGADGAGAEQLRNRFDPRRHRIELGRAPLLRFVIAREPGSARWLLLELQHHLIGDHATRDVMHAEVRAKLEGREHELTAPQPFRNLVAQAHLRGDAKADEAFFRELLAGIDEPTTPFNLSEVRGDGGGVREAYRMLPPALHARLAEQARRLGVSLASLCHLAWGQVVARSSGREQVVFGTVLLGRLQGSAGADRAMGLFINTLPLRLDLDGTAVEASVRTTHARLAELLTHEHASLALAQRCSAIAASAPLFSTLLNYRHNKAPAVPGSGTDDVLSGMEWLGGEERTNYPLTLSVEDFGEALGLTVQVAEPISADRICGYMQRSLEQLAEALEHAPDTPVRELDILPAEERTYLLEDLNRTEEAYPTEQCVHELFEAQVQKAPEAVALVCENERLSYGELNARANRLAHLLIELGVKPDQPVAICLERSLMMMVGILAILKAGGAYLPLDPAYPSERLRQVVNDAAPRLLLCDVVGRAALGPEVLTEVTVIDLETATPAWAERPASNPDRHTLGLTSGHLAYVIYTSGSTGTPKGVMVQHRGLVNLLSAQVGLFGASSNSRVVQFASIAFDASAWELLMAFGSGAALHLPAEEIRQARNKLSDYLRSEAITHATLPPALLQTSKDPERLAAQVLILAGELPKPELIRSLAPASMVNAYGPTEATVCATIWTCPADFNGSVVPIGRPIANTRVYLLDGHGAPVPFGAVGELYIGGAGVARGYLNRPELTAERFIASPFVEGDRLYRTGDLARYLPDGNLEFLGRNDDQVKIRGYRIEPGEIVARLCEHAWVREAVVLARQNGGGHKHLIAYVVCAPEAGSDEGGGGALAGALRAHLSARLPDYMVPSAFVRLAALPLTVNGKLDRNALPAPSDQAYALAAYQLPQGEVETALAQIWAELLGVERIGRNDHFFELGGYSLLAVQMLGRASNLGLSFSATDLFRAPVLKELASQICLQVQPSNSAVISVRPNGSQPPLFFVPSGFGDCSYVLGLAAEMDADCSVYALPWPPFDDVRPPTFEAMAAEVIVAIKQIQPRGPYRFAGYSSGAILAYAIAERLLSSDEVVSFMAFIDVSLPGASSNASLKNLAREFVLDRCGTLRDEYREVLERDTEQCSISELLEKAQQTGALAPDHDLHSDVSMYQRAAAFQRALQSYRIPSLPIEIYQFYASEPLSRWVPPDKQSGRDANLPKLGWDLVVDAGAIHAVPVPGNHATMVSNPENRQVLAHAISTALIGTLE, encoded by the coding sequence ATCTATACCTCCGGCTCAACCGGAATCCCCAAGGGCGTGGAAATGTCCCATGGCGCGCTTGTGAATTCGCTTGCGGGGATTGGCACGTCAAAACTGCGCACACTTCAATTCGCGACCCTGAACTTCGATGTGTCCTGTCAGGAATTGTTCATCTGTTGGAAGGACGGCGGAGTGCTTGTGCTCGTGCGGGAAGAGACCCGGAGGCACTTCTCCGACCTGCTGGAATTTATAGAGCGGGAGGCGATAGAGCGGCTTTTCCTCCCGTTCGTGGCATTGAATCATTTTGCGGAAGTCTGGAGCGCGCAGCGCGTGCAGCTGCCCTCTTTAAGAGAGCTTTATACAGCCGGCGAGCGATTGCAGGCCACTCCACTGCTTAGGACGTTCTTCGAAGCACATCCGAACGCGAGATTGATCAATCAATATGGGTCCACGGAAATCAGCGTCATTTCCGAGCACCACCTTGCAGCTGATCCGTCATGTTGGCCCCAGATGCCTCACGTCGGGCGTCCAATCGTCAACACGCGGGTGTACCTGCTGGATGGCCATGGCGCGCCCGTGCCGTTCGGTGCGGTCGGCGAGCTTTACATTGGCGGGGCGGGGGTGGCACGGGGCTACCTGAACCGCCCTGAGCTGACCGCGGAGCGGTTCATCGCCAGTCCCTTTGTCGAGGGCGATCGGCTGTACCGGACCGGCGACCTTGCCCGTTATCTGCCGGACGGCAATCTTGAGTTCCTGGGCCGTAACGACGATCAGGTGAAGATTCGCGGCTACCGCATCGAGCCGGGTGAGATCGTCGCGCGGCTCTGCGAGCACGCCTGGGTGCGCGAGGCGGTGGTGCTGGCGCGCGAGAACGACGCCGGTGACAAGCATCTGATCGCCTATGTGGTCTGCGCGCCCGAAGCCGGCTCGGATGAGGGCGGTGGAGGCGGGCTTGCGGGCGCCTTGCGCGCGCACTTAAGTGCGCGACTGCCGGACTACATGGTCCCGAGTGCGTTCGTGCGGCTGGCCGCGCTTCCGCTGACGGTGAACGGCAAGCTCGATCGGAACGCGCTGCCGGCGCCGGCCGATCAGGCCTATGCGCTGGCGGCCTACCAGTCGCCGCAAGGTGCGGTCGAGACGGCGCTGGCGCAGATCTGGGCCGAGCTCCTTGGTGTCGAGCGCATCGGGCGCAACGACCACTTCTTCGAACTGGGCGGCCACTCGCTCTTGGCCGTGCAGATGTCGAGCCGGCTGTCACAGGCTGTCGGGGTCGAACTGCCACTGTCGACGCTGTTCGCAAGGCCAGTGTTGAGTGACCTGGCGGCAAGCATCGTCGAGCTGTTGAGCTGCTCGGGTCCGCAAGAGCTGCCGTCGATTGCAGCCGTGTCGCGGCATGAGCCGCTTGTGCTGTCGTTTGCGCAGCAGCGGCTATGGTTTTTGGCTCAGCTGAACGAAGGCAGCACCAACTATCACATTCCGCTGGCCTTGCGATTGCGCGGGATGCTCGACCGCAGCGCCTGGCAGCGCAGCCTTAACCGTCTGTTTGCACGTCATGAGGCGCTGCGCAGTGTGTTTGTCGCGACCCAGGGCAAGCCCCGGGTTGAGGTTTTGCCGCCGGACGCGGGTCTGCCAATAGTTGAGCATGATCTGCGGGAGAGATCGGATGCGGAAGCGGCATTTTTGGATCTGTGCCATGAAGAGGGGCGCACGCCATTCGATCTTGCGCGCGGTCCGCTGATCCGCGGTCGGCTGATCCGCACCGCCGACGAGGAACACGTCTTCCTGCTGACCCAGCATCACATCGTCTCGGACGGTTGGTCGATGGGCGTGCTGCTGCGTGAACTTAGCCAGCTCTACCGGGCATTCCAGGCCGGGCAGGACGATCCTCTGCCGCCGCTTGCGATCCAATATCCGGATTACGCCGCCTGGCAACGCCAATGGCTGTCGGGGGAACGGTTGCAGCAGCAGGCGCAGTATTGGCGCAGCGCGCTGGCGGGCACAGCCCGTCTTGTCTTGCCGACGGACCATGCGCGGCCTGCCCAGCAGTCGTTTGCCGCGGCCGCGGTCCCGATCACCGTCGATGCGGATTTGACGCGGGAGCTGAAGCGGCTGAGCCTGCAGCATGGCTCGACGTTGTTCATGACGGTGCTGGCGGCCTGGGCGGCGGTGCTGTCGCGTCTGTCCGGGCAGGACGATCTTGTGATTGGCGTGCCGAGCGCCAATCGGGGGCACCGCGAGATCGAAGAGCTGATCGGCTTCTTCGTCAACACTCTGGCGCTTCGGCTGGACCTGTCGGGCAAGCCGCGCGTGTCGGAGCTTCTGGAGCGGACGCGGCGCACGGTGCTGGCTGCGCAGGAGCATCAGGACCTGCCGTTCGAGCAGGTGGTGGAGATCGTGCAGCCGCCCCGGGCTCTTGATCACACACCGTTGTTCCAGGTGATGCTGGCCTGGGAGAACAATGCGGTTGGGCCATTGGACCTGCCGGGGCTGAGTGTCGAAGCTGCCGGGGAGGAGATTGATCAGGCCAAGTTCGATCTGGAGCTGAGCCTTGGCGAGCATGGCGAGGAGATCGCCGGAACGCTGGGTTATGCCACGGCGCTGTTTGATCAGGCGACGATCGAGCGGCAGCGTGGTTATCTGCTGGCGCTGCTGCGGGCGATGGCAGCCGATGCGCAGCAAGAGGTCCACCGGATTGAGCTGCTCTCGACTGCCGAGCGCACGTATCTGCTGGAGGAGCTGAACCGGACGGCGGCGCCGTATCCTGCGGAGCGGTGCATCCACGAGCTGTTTGAAGTGCAGGTGCACAAGGCGCCGGATGCGGTGGCGGTGGTCTGCGAAGATGAGCGGCTGAGCTACGCCGAGCTCAATGCGCGGGCCAATCGCCTGGCGCATCACTTGATCGCCCTCGGGGTCAGGCCGGACCAGCCGGTTGCGATCTGCGTCGAGCGCAGTCCGATGATGGTGGTGGGGCTTTTGGCGATCCTCAAGGCCGGCGGGTCGTATATGCCGCTGGATCCGGCCTATCCGTCGGCGCGGCTGCATCAGGTGCTCGACGATGCGGCGCCGCCGCTGCTGCTGGCCGATGTGGCCGGCCGTGCCGCCTTCGGCGCGGATGTGCCGGCCAAGGTGAGCGTGGTGGAGCTCGATGCTGCGGCGCCGGCCTGGGCCAGCCTGCCGGAAGCGGATCCTGATCGGCGCGCGCTCAGCCTGACCTCCCGCAATCTCGCCTATGTGATCTACACCTCGGGATCCACCGGCAGGCCAAAAGGGGCACAGAATGAGCATCGGGCTATCGTTAATCGCCTGATCTGGATGCAGGACGCCTATGGTCTGAAACCAACAGACGTCGTGTTGCAGAAGACGCCATTTAGCTTCGATGTCTCGGCCTGGGAGTTCTTTTGGACTTTGCTTGAAGGGGCAACGCTGGTACTGGCGCCGCCCGGTGCGCACAGAGATCCCGATACGTTGGTCGACTTGATCGTCAGCCAGCGCATCACGACGGTTCACTTCGTGCCATCCATGCTGGTCAGCTTTTTGGATGCGAAGAGTGTTGACCGCTGCACATCGCTGCGGCAGGTTTTATGCAGCGGCGAGGCGCTCCCTGCCGCCAGTGTGTATAGGGTTCGGCGCGTATTGCCCTGGACGGCCCTGCACAATCTTTACGGTCCGACTGAAGCCGCGATCGACGTGACATCCTGGAGCTGCCCGGCTGAGTTTGATGAGGCCATCGTCCCGATTGGCCGCCCTATTGCCAACACGCGGGTCTACTTGCTGGATGGTCATGGCGCGCCTGTGCCGTTCGGTGCGGTGGGCGAGCTCTGCATTGGCGGGGCGGGGGTGGCGCGGGGCTACCTGAACCGCCCTGAGCTGACCGCGGAGCGGTTCATCCCCAGTCCCTTTGTCGAGGGCGACCGGCTGTACCGGACCGGCGACCTGGCGCGCTACCTGCCGGACGGCAATCTGGAGTTTTTAGGGCGCAACGACGACCAGGTAAAGATTCGCGGCTTCCGCATCGAACCGGGCGAGATTGCGGCGCGGCTTTGCGAGCATGCCTCCGTGCGCGAGGCGGTGGTGGTGGCGCGCGAGGATGGTGGCGGCGAGCAGCGGCTCGTTGCGTATGTCGTTGCCGCCGGAGCTGAGGAATCTGATCTTGCCGGCGGTTTGCGGGCGCATGTGAGTGCGGGGCTGCCGGACTACATGGTCCCGAGTGCGTTCGTGCGGCTGGCGGCGCTTCCGCTGACGCTGAACGGCAAGCTCGATCGAAAAGCGCTACCGGCCCCGGGCGACGAGGCATATGCGCGGCGGACCTACGCGCCGCCTCAGGGCGAGATGGAGACGGTGCTGGCGCAGATCTGGGCCGAGCTGCTGGGGCTGGAGCGGGTCGGACGGCACGACAACTTCTTCGAACTGGGAGGGCACTCGCTCTTGGCGGTGCAGATGATGGAGCATCTGCGGCGGCGGTCACTGCGCATCGAGGTGCGCACCTTGTTCGTCAAGCCAGTGCTCGCGGATCTGGCCGCACGCCTGGGCCGCCATCACGAGGTGGCAGTCCCGGCCAACCTGATCACCGAGCGGAGCGTGGCGATAACGCCGGAGATGTTGCCGCTGATCGAGCTCGCGCAGGACGAGATCGACCGGATCATCGCCACGGTACCCGGCGGGGTTTGCAACATCCAGGACATTTACGGTCTGTCGCCGCTGCAGGACGGCATCCTGTTCCATCATTTGCTAGCGGCAAAGGGCGATCCATACCTCCTGATGTCGCAGATGGCGTTTGCCGAGCGTGGGCTGCTCGCGCGCTATCTTGCCGCGATCCAGCGGGTGGTAGATCGGCATGACATCCTGCGTACCTCGTTTGTCTGGGAGGGGTTGTCGCGGCCGGTCCAGGTGGTGTGGCGGAAGGCGCGACTGGAGGTGATCGAGGTCCAGCTGGATGGCGCTGATGGCGCTGGCGCTGAGCAGCTCAGGAACCGGTTTGATCCGCGCCGGCACCGCATCGAGCTCGGCCGGGCGCCACTGCTGCGGTTTGTGATTGCGCGCGAGCCCGGCAGCGCGCGCTGGCTGTTGCTGGAGCTGCAGCATCATCTGATCGGGGATCACGCAACCCGGGACGTGATGCATGCTGAAGTCCGGGCCAAGCTGGAGGGGCGCGAGCATGAGCTGACGGCGCCGCAGCCATTCCGCAATCTGGTGGCGCAGGCGCATCTACGCGGTGATGCCAAGGCGGATGAAGCGTTCTTCCGGGAGCTGCTGGCCGGCATCGACGAGCCGACCACGCCCTTCAACTTGAGCGAGGTGCGCGGCGACGGCGGCGGGGTTCGTGAGGCGTATCGGATGCTGCCGCCAGCGCTCCATGCGCGGCTGGCGGAACAGGCGCGGCGGCTGGGCGTGAGTCTGGCGAGCCTGTGCCATCTGGCGTGGGGGCAGGTGGTGGCGCGCAGCAGCGGCCGCGAGCAGGTGGTGTTCGGCACGGTGCTGCTGGGCCGCCTGCAGGGCAGCGCCGGCGCCGACCGCGCCATGGGACTGTTCATCAACACCCTGCCGCTGCGGCTTGATCTTGATGGGACCGCCGTCGAGGCGAGCGTGCGGACCACGCACGCCCGGCTGGCCGAGCTGCTGACACATGAGCATGCCTCGCTGGCGCTGGCGCAGCGCTGCAGCGCTATTGCGGCGTCGGCGCCGCTGTTCAGCACGCTGTTGAACTATCGTCACAACAAGGCGCCGGCTGTGCCCGGCTCCGGGACGGATGATGTCTTGTCGGGTATGGAATGGCTGGGCGGGGAGGAACGCACTAACTATCCGCTGACCCTGTCGGTTGAGGATTTTGGCGAGGCGCTGGGCCTCACTGTGCAGGTGGCGGAGCCAATCTCGGCGGATCGGATCTGCGGCTACATGCAGCGGTCGCTCGAGCAGCTGGCAGAGGCGCTGGAGCATGCCCCGGATACGCCGGTACGCGAGCTCGACATCTTGCCGGCTGAGGAGCGCACCTATCTGCTGGAGGATCTGAACCGGACGGAAGAGGCCTATCCAACAGAGCAGTGCGTCCATGAGCTGTTCGAGGCGCAGGTGCAAAAGGCGCCGGAGGCGGTGGCGCTGGTCTGCGAAAACGAGCGGCTGAGCTATGGCGAGCTCAACGCGCGGGCCAACCGGCTGGCGCATCTTCTGATCGAGCTTGGGGTCAAGCCGGACCAGCCGGTGGCAATCTGCCTCGAACGCAGCCTGATGATGATGGTTGGCATCTTGGCGATCCTGAAGGCGGGCGGTGCCTATCTGCCGCTGGACCCAGCCTATCCCAGCGAGCGGCTGCGTCAGGTTGTCAACGATGCCGCGCCGCGGCTGCTGCTATGCGACGTCGTCGGTCGCGCAGCACTCGGCCCCGAAGTGCTGACCGAGGTGACGGTCATTGATCTGGAGACGGCCACGCCCGCCTGGGCCGAACGGCCGGCTTCGAACCCAGACCGGCACACGCTTGGCCTCACATCCGGCCATCTCGCTTATGTGATCTACACCTCAGGCTCAACCGGAACCCCAAAGGGGGTCATGGTCCAGCATCGGGGGTTGGTCAATCTGCTGTCGGCTCAGGTCGGCCTCTTTGGCGCTTCTTCCAACAGCCGAGTCGTGCAGTTCGCCTCCATCGCTTTTGATGCAAGCGCTTGGGAGCTTCTTATGGCGTTTGGCTCCGGAGCGGCTTTGCACTTGCCTGCGGAAGAGATCCGTCAAGCGAGGAACAAGCTATCGGATTATCTCCGAAGCGAAGCCATCACCCACGCGACACTACCCCCAGCGTTGCTTCAGACGAGCAAGGATCCGGAACGTTTGGCTGCGCAAGTTCTCATTCTTGCCGGAGAGCTGCCTAAGCCTGAACTCATCCGAAGTCTGGCCCCAGCATCAATGGTCAATGCTTATGGCCCGACCGAGGCAACAGTCTGCGCGACGATCTGGACTTGCCCGGCTGATTTCAATGGGTCGGTGGTCCCGATCGGGCGCCCAATTGCCAACACGCGGGTGTACCTGCTGGATGGCCATGGCGCGCCCGTGCCGTTCGGTGCGGTGGGCGAGCTTTACATTGGCGGGGCGGGGGTGGCGCGGGGCTACCTCAACCGCCCTGAGCTGACCGCCGAGCGGTTCATCGCCAGTCCCTTTGTCGAGGGCGATCGGCTGTACCGGACCGGCGACCTTGCCCGTTATCTGCCGGACGGCAATCTTGAGTTCCTGGGCCGCAACGACGATCAGGTGAAGATTCGCGGCTACCGCATCGAGCCGGGTGAGATCGTCGCGCGGCTTTGCGAGCACGCCTGGGTGCGCGAGGCGGTGGTGCTGGCGCGCCAGAACGGCGGCGGCCACAAGCATCTGATCGCCTATGTGGTCTGCGCGCCCGAGGCCGGCTCGGATGAGGGCGGTGGAGGCGCGCTTGCGGGCGCCTTGCGCGCGCACTTAAGTGCGCGACTGCCGGACTACATGGTGCCGAGTGCGTTCGTGCGGCTGGCCGCGCTTCCGCTGACGGTGAACGGCAAGCTCGATCGGAACGCACTGCCGGCGCCGTCCGATCAGGCCTATGCGCTGGCGGCCTACCAGTTACCGCAAGGTGAGGTCGAGACGGCGCTGGCGCAGATCTGGGCCGAGCTCCTTGGTGTCGAGCGCATCGGGCGCAACGACCACTTCTTCGAACTGGGCGGCTACTCGCTCTTGGCCGTGCAGATGCTCGGTCGAGCATCAAATCTTGGGTTGAGTTTTAGCGCCACCGACCTCTTCCGCGCACCTGTTCTGAAGGAACTCGCATCGCAGATTTGTTTGCAAGTGCAGCCCAGTAACTCGGCGGTGATTTCCGTTCGACCGAACGGATCGCAACCACCGCTCTTCTTTGTCCCGTCAGGCTTTGGAGATTGTTCGTATGTCCTCGGTTTGGCGGCGGAAATGGATGCAGACTGCTCAGTCTACGCTCTGCCATGGCCACCTTTCGATGACGTTCGTCCACCGACTTTTGAGGCGATGGCCGCGGAGGTGATTGTTGCGATTAAACAGATCCAGCCACGTGGCCCATACCGCTTTGCTGGATACTCATCAGGTGCAATCCTGGCTTATGCAATTGCCGAGCGATTACTGAGTAGTGATGAAGTTGTGTCGTTCATGGCCTTCATCGATGTCAGTCTACCTGGGGCTTCTTCGAACGCATCACTGAAGAATTTGGCGCGAGAGTTTGTTTTGGATCGTTGTGGAACCTTGCGCGATGAATATCGCGAGGTTTTAGAACGCGACACGGAACAATGTTCCATCTCTGAGTTGCTCGAAAAGGCGCAGCAAACAGGAGCGTTAGCTCCAGATCACGATCTTCACAGTGACGTCTCGATGTATCAAAGGGCCGCGGCATTTCAACGGGCGCTACAATCGTATCGCATTCCGTCGCTCCCAATTGAAATATACCAGTTTTATGCCAGTGAGCCTCTTAGTCGTTGGGTACCGCCTGACAAGCAATCTGGTCGCGATGCAAACCTGCCAAAGCTTGGCTGGGACCTGGTCGTCGATGCGGGGGCCATTCATGCGGTACCTGTTCCAGGCAACCACGCGACAATGGTGAGCAACCCAGAAAACCGCCAAGTTCTCGCTCATGCTATTTCAACGGCCCTAATCGGCACTCTTGAATAG